AGCGATAGTTGTATCAAACCACGGAGGACGTGTGCTGGATTTTACGGAAGGTACTGCTGATGTACTTCCAGATATAGCAAAAGCTGTTGGTGGCAAAATCGAAATACTGGTAGATGGCGGTGTAAGGACTGGAATTGATGTCCTAAAGATGTTATCATTAGGGGCAAAAGCCGTCTTAATAGGCAGACCAATCATGATTGCTGCACATGGTGGCGGAAGAGAAGCAATTGAGTTTTACCTTAACAAAGTTTCCGATGAATTGTACCAAGCGATGATTCTCACAGGATGCAAAGATTTGAGAAATGTACCTGAGGTTTACAAAGCTAGTTGAATATAGTGGAAATTGGCGGCATAATAGCCGCTTTTTTGTGTAAAAAGTTTCAATTCTTATAAAATAAATTTTCCGATTGTTATTCACTTTGATGATTCAATTTGATAAAATATCTTTATATATATAAATATGTTGAATATGTTCAAAGGGGGACATTGAAGTGAAAAATGTTGTTATTTATGATTCAACATTAAGAGATGGTGCGCAATCACAAGGGATTTCATTTACAGTGGCAGACAAGATAAAGATAGTGGAGCTTTTAGACGAGTTTGGAATAGACTATATCGAAGCTGGAAATCCCGGTTCAAATCCAAAGGACATGGAGTTTTTTGAAATTATAAAGAGTAAAAAGTTAAAAAATGCAAAAGTAATCGCATTTGGCAGTACTAGAAGGGCTAACATACCTGTTGAAATTGACAACAATGTAAATTCGCTTTTACATGCCGGAACAGATCATGTTGCAGTATTCGGCAAGTCGTGGGATTTTCATGTAAGTGAAATATTAAGGACGACGCTTGATGAAAATCTCAATATGATATTTGATACGATAAAATATTTAAAAAATCATGGAAAAGAAGTTGTGTTCGATGCCGAACATTTTTTTGATGGCTTTTTAGAGAATCCAGAATATGCATTGAAAACCCTTGAAGTTGCATACGATGCAGGTGCGGATAGCATTTGCTTGTGTGATACAAAAGGCGGGATGTTTCCGCTGGACATTTTTAATATAACGAAAAAGGTAGTTGAGAAATTTAATTGTGAAATTGGTATACACACACATAATGACAATGGCATGGCTGTTGCAAATGCTATAATGGCAGTTGAAGCAGGTGCAACACAAATTCAAGGTACAATAAACGGATATGGTGAAAGATGCGGAAATGCAAATCTCTGTACAATAATACCAAACTTGCATTTTAAAAAAGGGATAAAGTGTGTTGAGGATGAAAAAATGAAAGAAATAACGATACTTTCCAGAAGAGTCAGCGAAATAGCAAATGCCGCACCGGATGAAAGGGCTCCATACGTTGGTAGAAGCGCATTTGCCCACAAAGCAGGTATGCATTCCGATGCTGTATGTAAAAATACTAGATCGTATGAGATAATCGATCCTGAAATGGTAGGCAATGAAAGAGTACTTTTACTATCAGAAGTTGCTGGCAGAAGTGCTATAATAGGGATAATAAATGAAGTTGATCCTACTATAAACCGCGAATCTGAAAAAACAAAACAAATACTAGAGAAGCTTAAAGAAATGGAATTTAAAGGATATAAATACGAAGGTGCTGAGGGGTCTTTGAAGCTTCTGATACAGAAAGTGCTTGGTATGTACAAACCATCATTTAAACTTATAGAATTTAAAGTCATTGTAAATGAACCGTCTGTTGATGATGTAAATTCATCAGCTCTTATAAAAATAGAAGTGGATGGACAGGAGGAAATTACTGCCGCAGAAGGTGATGGACCTGTAAATGCCCTTGACAACGCAGTTAGAAAAGCGTTGGAGAGATTTTATCCTGAAGTAAAAGAGATGAAGCTTACTGACTATAAAGTAAGGGTATTAGACTCCAACTCAGCTACAGCAGCAAAAGTAAGAGTAATAATAGAATCATCAGATGGAAATGAAGTGTGGAGCACAATTGGCGTATCTACAGATATAATCGATGCCAGTTGGATAGCGCTTGTGGATTCAATAGAGTACAAACTAAATAAAATATAACATAAGACTCTACCTAAGTTTTTTAGGTGGAGTTTTTACTTGAGAAGTTGATAAACGTTGTATTAAAATAGACATGTAATCTGATTTGTTAGGGGCTGATATGTTGAAGGAGATATTTTATGCACCGTTTTACAGTAAGACCCGGGATATACTTATTTTGAAGTCAATAGATGTAATCAAAAGAGGAAAAAGGGTTGTGTATGTGCTACCTTCCCGTGAGGCTATGTTTGATGTAAGAGATAAATTTATTACATACAATGGTGGCATAACTGATACGGATATATTTGGATTTGAAGACTTGGAAAAGCAGATATGCGGCGACTTTATAAAAGATTATGCTTTAATCTCATCTTATGAAATACGGGAGATTTTAAGAAACATTTTGCATAAGACTTGTGACAATGCATATTATGAGAAAGTTAAAGGTAAGGCTGGATTTGTAAAGTCTGTTTTAAGCTTCATAAAAGTGATTAAAAGGAAAATGATAAATCCTAATGAGCTTAAAAGTATTGCAGATTCTATTGATAGACCTACGCTTAAGGATAAGTTAAAGAACTTAGCTTATTTTTATGAATTCTATGAAGAATATAAGATTAAGAGGAAATTGATAGATGTAGATGATATATCAATTAAAGCTGTTGAATTGTTTCAAAACACCAATTACTTTAATAACGTTGGGCTTATTGTTGTAGATGGATTTATAAATATAGACTATGTAAATATGAAATTGATAGGTGAAATGGCTAAGAGCAATAGATATGATATTTATATAAACATTCCGTTTAAAAATGAATTCAACGAAAGCTTTATAAGGAATGGCATTATAAAAGATCTCTGCGAATTAGGGTTTAATGTAAATAATGATATTTATGAGATGATAGAGGTTAATCACGATGTAAAAAAAGTCGCAACATACATTTATTCCGGTGAAACGGTTTTAAATGGAGAAGACTTATCAATAAAGATAATGAACAGTCCCTCAATTGAGCATGAAGTAAGAGAAACCGCAAGGCTCATAAAGAGAAAGATAGTCTTTGATAAAATAAATCCCGATAGAATTGCCGTATTTATAAAAAATATAGATAATTACAGGACGCAAATTATAGATATATTTGATGAAATGAATATACCTGTTAAAATAAATAGAGGAATAAAACTGTCTACTATGCCTATAACAAATGATATTTATAATTTAATTTCATATAAATTAAACCACGATTATGAAAGTTTTGTTAATATAATGACGTCAAAGTTTTTAGTTCCTTATGAAATAAGCAAGAGAAGCCGTGAAATTATTAATCTATTAAGTGGAATTGATAGAGATAAAGATAATTTTGAAGATGAATTTGTGACCGCTATGAAAGATGATAAAAGTTTAAATGCCACATTTGAATTCTTGAAGAGGTATGTAGATGTATTTATAAATTTTAGAGAAGTGCCATATAAGGACACAAAAGAATTTGTTGAAAGCGTGTTGAAAGTCATCGATTTATTAGAAATTGATTTTAATATAAAAGCATTGTTTGATTTAGGAATAATTAGAAGCAGCGATTTTATAAGCAATGTAAAGGCATTGGAAACAATTAAGCAGATTTTAAATAAGGAATTGGAAATAAAAAAGCAGTATGGAGAACCGTCAATCGATGACATAGAGAATTTTCAAAATGATATATTGGATATGTTGTCAAATTTTGATGTAAGCATCAGAAATTTAGATTTTGAGGGAGTCAGGATAATAAGCCCTGATTTAGCCAGAGGCCAGATGTACGATGTCGTATTTATCCTAGGTGTAAATGAAGGTGTACTTCCAAGCACGAAATCAATTAATCCCATATTCGACTTTTCAGATGAAGAGCATTTAGAAAAGCATGGAATATACATGTTAAGCCGCAAATGGGAGTTCGAACGAGAAAAGGTACGTTTCAATGCATGCATAGCTTCGGCAATGAAAGAAGTGTATGTTTCATATCGCACTACTGATGAAGATGGATGCAATATGATAAAGTCGCCGTTTATAGATGATTTACAAAATCTTTTTGATGAAAAATCAAAGGAGAGGTTAATTGCTCCTATCGTATACATGAAGGACAGATTTGCTTTTGAATGCGATGCAGCAAGTAAAGATGAAGCATTATTGTATATGATTGATTCTAAATGGAATAAAAGGCAAGACGATGCTAACACAATATATTCCAATATCTTGGAGAATGACTTATATTTAACGAAATCTTATTCCTACATAAATTTTTCTGCGTCAATCGAAAAGAAAAGAAGGATAAATTGCGAAGTTGACAATCACATGGGCATTATATCGAAAGATACTAATTTAAAAGAACTTAGCGATATTCATTTAAGTGCTTCTAGTTTAAACAGCTATGTTGTGTGCCCATTTAAGTTTTTTATTGAAACATTGTTGAATTTGCACGTGTCAGATGAATTCATCGAGTCAAAGAAAAGCATTGGTTCACTTTACCATGAGGTATTGATGAAATACTACAAGGATAATTTGGATCTTTATGATGTCAATGAAGATAGGCTTGGAGAAATAATTGATGAATCTTTTGAGAAAATAACTGGCATCGAAAATGATATTATCTTTGATAAGATAAAGCAGGAGTTCTATAACGTTGTTTTTCAGCTAGTCAAAGATGATATATCAAACAGATTATATTATTACAATAAGACGGGTGCGGAGCTTATACCATCAATATTTGAAAAGAAATTTGAAATGAAGGATCACTACGGTGGAAATATTTTTCATGGCAAGATAGATAGAATTGATTTAGAGCGAAATATAGATGGAAAATTTACAGGTAAGTATGTGATTTATGACTATAAATCAGGTGGCATAGATGGAATAAGGCAGTGCATTGAAGGATTGGATTTTCAATTGCCTACATACTATATGGCAGTTGAAAATATTCTCAAAGAGGAATTTAACATAGAATATCCAAAATGTTTGGGGCTTTTGTACTATAGCATAGAAAAGGTTAAAAGAAATGGAATAGTATTAGCTTTGTACAAGAAAGATCTTTTTAAAGGAAATTCTGGACCGAGAGATGTAGTTGGGGAAAATAATTTCAATGTAATCATAGACTGGATTGAGAAAAAGGGAATAGAAAATATAGATAAAATTAAGACTGGTATTTTTAACTTGCCAGATGAATGTCCTTTTGAAAATTCATCGTTTAATTGTGCATATAAGTCAATATGCAGGTATGACAAGTATGCAATGGAAAGAGGCGAGAATAGCGTTGTATAAATTACCGACAGACGATTTAAGCGAAGAACAATTAAAAGCACTTGATATAAGTAAAAATATAGCATTAAAAGCTGGTGCGGGCTCAGGTAAGACGAGAGTTTTAACGAAAAGATATATAAAACTTCTCAATGATATTCCCGGAATTAAAATTGATAATATTGTAGCGATAACTTTTACTCGCAAAGCAGCGTCAGAAATGAAAGACAGGATTAGAAAAGAAATTGAAGTTATGTGTAAAGTTGATTCGGAAAAAGAGAAGTGGACGGAGTTTAGAAATTCACTATCATTTGCAAATATAGATACAATCCACGGGTTCTGCGAAAAGATCATAAGGGATAATTTTGCAGATGCAGGAGTTGACCCGCTGTTTACGATTATAGATGAAGCGGAGTCTAATACCGCAGTTCATAATATAGTAAGATGGATAGTCGATGAGGCGTTAAATGATCCTGTAAACAAGGACTTATTAAAAATTATGTTTAAAAAATATCCTTCGAAAATTGTTGTGAATGGAAAATTTGAAGCTGAACTTATTAGTTTGATGAACCACATAAAAGAAACTGGACTGAGAATTGACGATGTAAAATTATACGAAGGAGAAGAATATGATGAATCAACAAAAGCTATGGAATTGCTGACAGTAAGAATTATAAGAAAGATTGACGAGGAGTATGATAGATTTAAGAAGGAGAGAAATTTGCTTGATTTTAATGACTTGGAAGTTGCCGCTTTGAAGCTGCTTTCTGATGATAGCATAAGAGATAGCTATTTTGAAAGGTATAAATATATACTTGTTGATGAATTTCAGGATATAAATCAAATTCAAAAGAGGATTATTTTGAAGCTTGCAGAAAAAAATGGAGTAATTCCAGATGGAAGGCTGTTTATTGTTGGAGACTACAAGCAGTCAATATACGGATTTAGAGGTACAGACTACAGGATATTTGAAGAGTTTTGCGAGAAGATAAAAAAAGAAGGTGATGTGTTAAACTTAAGCAATTGTTATAGAAGCACAAAAAACATCATCTGTACGGTAAACTCTGTATTTAAGAATCTGCTTGAACCATACGAAGAATTGAGATATCTAGATGATACGGAAGAAGGGCCGAAAGTTGAACTTATAACGTACAACAAGCAAAATATAGCAGATCCAAGAAATGAAAGATTTCAAAGTATCAAGAAGCTTTTGAAAGATGATGGTAAAAGTGAAGAGTTACACGAATCTCTAATGAAAGATATTAAAAAATCAGAATCAAAGAGAGACTTTCAAGGAAGTATAATTGCGTCAAGAATTTTGAAGCTTTTGGATGAAGGCTATAAGTACAAAGACATAGCAATTCTCTTAAGGAGTAGAACTGGACTTGACAGTGTAGAAAATGCATTGCTAAAGTATGGCATACCATACTGTGTAATAGGTGGAATTGGTTTTTGGGATAAAAGCGAGATTATCGATATAATTTACCTTTACAAGCTTGTATTTGACATGTCAGATAAAATTGCACTGCTTACAGTTTTAAGGTCGCCTATTTTCGGTTTTAGCGATGATGATGTATACAATCTTATGAGTATATATAATGATGAGGGCTTAAGCAACATATTAGAGGCATTAGAAAAGCTTACTTGTGTCAATAGAAGCAATGAATGGATCATAGTAAGGGCTTACAACATATTAAAGGAGATATCTAATTTAAATGGAATTTATGGAGCATACGAGATATTTGAAAAGATTTTAGACTTAGTTGACTATAAAAAACTTTTAATATCATTGCCAAATGGGTATCAAAAATATAGGAACATAGAAAAGCTGGAGAAAATAATAAAAGATTTTACTGATAAAGATATATTCAATGCAAGAGATTTGGTAGAATATTTAAGCTCATTTAAAGAGTTTTCAGGATTGGATTCTGAAGCATTTTTGGACACAGAAGAAAGTGATGCAGTCAAAATCTTAACAATACATGCATCAAAAGGGCTTGAATTTGAAGCTGTAATTATCCCAGATATGGAAAAAGCTACGGATGGTGTTTCTATAAGGCGCAATCATTTATTTATGCTAAGTGAAGACGGGTACATATATGGCATAGGTGTTAACGAAGAAGGTGAACTTGATAAAGAGGCAAATAGTAGGTATAAATATGCATATGATGAATATTTAGAAAGAGAAAATCAAGAGAGCAGAAGGCTTTTCTATGTTGCGTCTACAAGAGCAAAAAGGTTTCTCGCTTTTATTGGTCAAGAAAAAAATAAAACAAGTGAGTTACAGAATGAAACAGGGTTGAACTCATTTATGAAACAGCTGCTGTATGCGATGGACATTGATGATATTGACATTGCAGTGATTAATGGAAATGATTTATTAATGTATGACAGGAATATTAAAATATGTAAATCAAATGACAAGTCGGAAATAGGCAAACTTAAAAATGATAATCTAATTGATGGAATACCGTTAAAACCACAGGGAAACATAAGTATAACGACGTATATTGATTATTTAAACTGTCCTAAGTTGTACTATTATAAATATATAGCAACATTAAATGATGAATATATTGAAAAACAATTGGAAAATGATGATTTTTACGAGTATGATGCTTTAGATATAGATGCTTTAGATATAGATGCTTTAGAACGAGGGACGATTGTTCATAGAATACTTGAAAATATCAGTATACTTGATAGTAATGCATCTAACCTAAAGAATGGTATTGATGGTATCGATGTGGATAATGGCATCAAGAAGTATATTGACAATTATTTTAAAATCATAAAGGAACATAGAAAAGTGTTAAAGGGTAAATTATTGAAAAGTTTAAATGAGTATCGATTTAGAGTTCCGTTAGATGAAAATTTGAATTTAAATGGCGTAATCGATAGAATTGAAATATATGAGAATGATGGAGAAATCGAAGCATATATATTTGACTATAAAACGAATAAGATAAAAAATGATGATGAAATAGAAGAAATAGTAAACCATTATAAGCCGCAGATACATGCTTATTCATATGCATTAAACAAGTTAAAATCAATAAGCGGTTACACTCCAAGCTTAAAAGGAGCTTTTTTGTACCTTTTGGATGTGGGCAAATATATTGAAGTAGATATTTCTGGCTTTTATGTATCTGATACTATGAAAAAAATTATTAATGATGCACCATATTTACTGGGAATCAAGAATTTTACGGATTACAGCGGAACGAAAAATATGTACTGTAGTTTATGTAAGTACAATAAAATTTGCAAATAGTATTGGCTTTTTATTTGCATTATGTAATAATATGGTTAAGTATTAATTTTAGGGGGTGGGTACATGACAGATCCGAGGTTAAAAAAACTTGCAAATCTATTGGTCAATTATTCGACAAAAGTTAAGAAGGGAGATTTTGTTTTAGTTCAGGCTGGTGACATAGCAATACCGTGGATAAATGAGGTAGTGAGGGAGGCAGTGAAGGCAGGCGCACACGTTGAGACGCTAGTTGACATTCCTGATGTTTCAGAGATTATTTTAAAAAATGCCACAGATGAACAGCTTCTCATGGAAAGGTATATACAAAGGATAGCTCTTGAGAAAGCAGATGTATGGCTTACTGCTTGGGCTAACAAAAACACAAAAGCAAATTCAAATGTAGATCCATTAAAGCTGCAGCTAGCAGCCAAAGGTGCATCGTCATGGAGAAAGGTTTACTCAGAAAGGATGGGCAATGGTTCTTTAAGGTGGTGTGGAACACAGTATCCCACTCAGGCAGATGCTCAGGAAGCTGAAATGAGTTTGAGCGAATACGAAGATTTTGTTTATGGGGCGGGTCTACTTGATAGCGATGACCCAATTTATATGTGGCAGAAAATACACGATGAGCAGGATGTATGGATAAGTTACTTAAATAAAAAAACAGAATTGCACATCGTATCGGAGGGAACCGACATCTACGTTAATATTTCAGGTAGAAAGTGGATAAACTGCAGCGGTACTGAAAATTTTCCTGATGGTGAGATTTTTACATCGCCTGTGGAAAATAAAATAAATGGACACATCACGTTTAGTTTTCCAGGAATATACATGGGAAAGAGCATAGAGGGAATTTACCTTGAAGTAGAAAATGGCCTTGTTGTGAAAGCTACTGCAGAAAAAGGTGAGGATTTATTACACGCATTGATGGATACAGATGATGGTGCTAAGTATTTTGGAGAAGTAGCCATAGGCACAAATTATGGAATACAAAAGTTTACTAGAAACATGCTTTTCGATGAGAAAATAGGTGGTACAGTCCATATGGCATTGGGAGATTCGATGCCGGAAGCAGGAGGGAAAAATCGCTCTGCTATTCATTGGGATATGCTTTGCGATATGAGGCAAGGTGGAGAAATATACGCAGATGGTGAGCTTTTCTATAAAGATGGTCAATTTATTAAAAGTGTTTTATAAATTTAAAAAAAGGCGTTGGCAAATGAACCAACGCTTTTTTGATTTTATATTGTAGGCTCTTGCTTATCAAGGACAAATATACCGGGTACTAAAAGTAATATTATGATAATTATTAATATTATCCAAACCCAAAAATCGTCATCTCTTGGCCTTTTCTTGCAGTCAGTTCCAGCCATTATACTCCCCCTCCTTTTTTTATAATTGATGGGAACAGCTACAGTAATATAGTATGATAAAAAAGTATTTTTGTTACGGGCAATATTGATGAAAGGGAGAAAATATTCCATGTTTCTGCAATTAGTGGTATAATATCTCTGTTATATATTAAGTTTTTTTGTCGAATTTACGATATAAAGGATAGGTGCTTTATTAACTATAATTAAGGAGGTCAAAAATGCTAAAACGATGCTTCTGTGGGGGAGATGTAGAGATAGAACTTGCAGATTATGAGTTAATAAAGGGGAAAAAGGTTATAGTTTACAAAGATGTTCCAACATATGTTTGCCAGAAATGTGGTGCCAAATATTATGACACAGAAGTATTGGATAAGATATTAAAAGATGAAAAAAATAAGGGAACATATAAATTAAGTAGAGCATGGTAAAAATTGTTATTGGTGTGTGCAGATGAAGATTATTGCAAGTAAAGAAGACGAAAATTTGCCTCTTAAAGAGATATTAATAAATAGAGGCTTTTCGTCGACTCTCATAAGAAAATATAAACATAGTGGTAGAATTTTAGTAAACAATGAAATATCAATAGTAAATAGAATAATTAAAAAAGGAGATATCATCGAGCTTTATTTAAATGATGATAATGTGTCAGTTAAGCCGGAAAGAATGGAATTAAATATTTGCTATGAAGATGATGATATTCTTGTTGTTAATAAAGAAGCTGGCGTTGTAGTTCATCCAACGGCTGGGTATCCTGAAAATACTTTGGCTAATGGTATTGCATGGTATTACGCCAAAAAGAAGATAAAAGCTTCAATAAGGCCTGTCAATAGGCTTGACAGAGATACATCCGGTTTAATCATTTTTGCCAAAAATCCCTTTATGCAAAATTATCTTCAGATTGTTTGCCCTATGAAAAAATTTTACATTGCTATAGTTCAAGGGGATTTGGAAGACAGAGGAACGATAGATTTGCCTATAAAAAGGAAACCAGGCAGCACCATTGAAAGAATGGTTAGCGATGATGGAGATAGGGCAGTGACAGATTTTTTTGTATTAAAAAGAAGTGAGAAATTAAGCTTTGTTAAATTGGAGCTGAAGACAGGCAGAACGCATCAGATAAGGGTTCACTTAAGCCATATAGGGCATCCTATCATTGGTGATACGTTATATGGTTCAGATACTTCTTATATAAAAAGGCAGGCACTTCATGCTTATAGAATCACATTTAGACAGCCATTTATTGATAAGTGTATTTCTATATATGCACCTATGCCTGAAGATATGAAAAGCGTCTTAAAGGACGCCTTTTAAATCAAAATCAGGTATAAAGTTTGCTGATGCACTTTCATCGTCTTGTACAAACCCATTTTCTAAACCAATTTCAAAGAAATATTCTATTGCTTCTTCATATTCTTTTTTGCTTATTTTTTTGTTTATTTCAGAATATTTATATGCTTCAAAATATGGGATATATTGTCCCATAAGGCTTACATATATTTCTTTAGGGAGATTGTCACTTATCCATTTTAAAATTTCTTTTGTCTCATCTAATTTCCCTGGCAATATTAGATGACGTATAATTATTCCCTTTTTCATTATGCCGTCATTATCAAAGACAGGATAACCTACTTGACGATACATTTCTAAAATCGCTTTTGTGGCAAATTCAAAATAGTGTGGCGCTTTAGAGTATTTTATGGCTGTTTCATCACTGTAATATTTTAGGTCAGGCAGGTATATATCTATGAGTCCATCTAAAGTCTTTAAAGATTCTACATTTTCGTATGCATTTGAGTTGTAAACAATAGGTATGCTAAGCCCATTATTTCTAGCTATGATTATAGCTTCTTTTATTTTTGGAATAAAAATTGTAGGTGATACAAGGTTGATATTGTGAGCACCTGCTTTTTCTAAATTCATAAAAATATCTGCAAGCTTTTCTGGTGAAACACTTACTCCAAAATTCCCTTGGCTGATTTTGTAGTTTTGGCAAAATACACATCTTAAATTGCAGCCTGTGAAAAATACTGTTCCAGACCCTCTGCTGCCACTTATGCAAGGCTCTTCCCACTCATGAAGATATGCTTTTGCTACCTTTATTTCACTTAACATGCCGCAAAAGCCTACTTTTGTACTGCGATCAACATTACAATTTCTTGGACATATATTGCATACTTGTGATACCATTTAAAACACCTCATAAGTATTTTATCATATTTATTATACAAACAAAGTGTGAAAATTTCTTTAAAACTTATAGTTAAATTATAACTTTTTGCCAACAAAATGAATCGACGAAGTGTCTATAGATTGTATTAGTTCAGATTGAGGAGGTAAAAAATTGCATGACGAAAAACAAAAAAATGACGATGAATTTATAAAAATATATATGAAGTACAAAACACCTGTGTATTTTTATCTTTTATCTATCCTGAAAGATGCTGGACTTTCAGAAGACATCATGCAAGAAACATTCATAAGAGTGAGAACAAACATCTATAAATATGGCTCTATTAATAATTTACGAACATGGATAATGAAAATTGCTCGGAATCTTGCTTTAAATTGTTTGCGGAATAGAAAGTTTGAATTATTAAATTATGAAGAAATAAATGCTAATGTTGAAGAAGCTGTAAATGTTGATGAGTTTGTGACGGATTCTATAATGATAAATGATGTGCTGAATTATCTCAGTAATGATGAGAGAGAAATATTTTCGCTACATGTCTTTGGATGTTATACACATAGAGAAATCAGTGAGATTTTGAATATTCCACAAGGTACTGTACGGTGGAAATATTCAATAATAAAGAAGAAGCTTCGTAGATTACTAAAAAAATATTAGGAGATGATATAATGAAATTGCATCACTTTTATAAGGAGTGTCGCAAGTATGCTAATGAGCATACGCCTGATGTATTAGAAAAGGTATTGAAAGCACCTTTAAACGAAAATACAGAAAATACAAGCGTAGAGCATCAAAAAAGATTAGTATGGAATTATTTATTGACATCATTCATAGCAGCGGCTATTTTAATGTCTTTATCAATAATATTTGTTAATATACATTTTTGGGGATCAAATAAGGAAAATGGAATAGTTCCTAAGGTTACTTTAAGTCCATCGTATAATATTGTCTATGCTATGCAAAAAACTTATGACAATATTAAAACTATTGTAATTGAGGGCAAAGAAATATCAAAAAACATGAAGACAAATGTGGTTTTATCTAATAATTCCTGGAAAGAAATATATGCTGGCCCATTAAACTATCGATATGAAACGCCTGATTTTATAAGAGTCGTAAATGGCGATAAGTCATGGAATTATTACAAAGACTTAAATCGCATTGAAATAATTCCTTCAGATCCATCTGGCTCACCTTTCTTAGCCCTTAAATCAAAAATAGATGATATAGCAAAAAATGACAGTTATAAATTGGTAGGTAGCGAAAAAATAGATGGAATTGATACCAATGTAATTGAAGTAACATCAGGTAATTCTAAGAATGATAGCTGGGTAGAGACTTATTGGATAGATAAAAAGACAAATTTCATTTTAAAACAAGAAACTCTCCATAACGATATTAAAACTGTAATAACGTATAAGACAGATTTTGCTTTAGACATTGACAAAGAAAGTTTAAAACCTAATTTTCCTTCAAACGTTCCTGTAATTGATAGATTAACCGAGTTTGATATTTTTCATTCGATTAA
The nucleotide sequence above comes from Thermoanaerobacterium sp. CMT5567-10. Encoded proteins:
- a CDS encoding RNA polymerase sigma factor; this translates as MHDEKQKNDDEFIKIYMKYKTPVYFYLLSILKDAGLSEDIMQETFIRVRTNIYKYGSINNLRTWIMKIARNLALNCLRNRKFELLNYEEINANVEEAVNVDEFVTDSIMINDVLNYLSNDEREIFSLHVFGCYTHREISEILNIPQGTVRWKYSIIKKKLRRLLKKY
- a CDS encoding outer membrane lipoprotein-sorting protein → MKLHHFYKECRKYANEHTPDVLEKVLKAPLNENTENTSVEHQKRLVWNYLLTSFIAAAILMSLSIIFVNIHFWGSNKENGIVPKVTLSPSYNIVYAMQKTYDNIKTIVIEGKEISKNMKTNVVLSNNSWKEIYAGPLNYRYETPDFIRVVNGDKSWNYYKDLNRIEIIPSDPSGSPFLALKSKIDDIAKNDSYKLVGSEKIDGIDTNVIEVTSGNSKNDSWVETYWIDKKTNFILKQETLHNDIKTVITYKTDFALDIDKESLKPNFPSNVPVIDRLTEFDIFHSINDAQKAVNFDIIVPDKIPKGFKLFEVRKYKNENAIELDYYNEDFTKFIFIQEYHKDKTTVNIMSNLNDDVLKQLKDDLNK